Genomic window (Comamonas endophytica):
CGCCGAGCTCGAAGCGGCACTGGGCCAGGCGCGCGCCGCCCAGGCCGACAGCGCCGCCGCCGCCAACCAGCTGGCCGCCCAGGTCGCACGCAGCTATGTGGCGCTTGCCCGGCTGCTGGCCCAGCGCGAGGTCGCCACGCGCACCCTGGCGCAGCGCCAGCAGTTGCTGGATCTGAGCCAGCAGCGCACGCGCGCCGGCCTCGACAGCCAGGTCGAGCTGACCCAGGCCGAAGCCGGGCTGCCCGACGCCAGCACGCAGATCGAGATGCTCGACGAGCAGATCACCCTGGCACGCCGCACGCTGGCCGTGCTGTGCGGCCAGGCGCCCGACGCACAGAGGGGCCTGCAGCCGCAGCTCGGCGCACTGGCACTGCAGCAGGTGCCCGCCGAGCTGGGCATCGACCTGCTGGGCCGGCGCCCGGACATCGTCGCCGCGCGCTGGCGCGTCGAAGCCGCGGGCCAGGACATCGCCCGTGCGCGCGCCGACTTCTATCCCGACATCAGCCTCGGCGCCTTCATCGGCCTCAACGCCATCGGCCTGGACCAGCTGCTGCAGGGCAGCTCGCGCCAGATGGGCGTCACACCCGCGCTGCGCCTGCCGATCTTCGAGGGCACGCGCCTGCGCGCCCAGCTGCGCGGCCGCGAAGCCGAACGCGACACGGCCATTGCGCAGTACAACGGCGCGGTGCTCGATGCCGTCAAGCAGGCGGGCGACGCGCTGGCCTCGGTGCAGTCGCTGGGCCGTCAGCAGCAGCTGCAGACCGAGTCGGTGCGCAAGGCCGAGCAGGCCTATGACTTTGCGCTGCAGCGCTACCGCGCCGGCCTGAGCGGCCAGATGGTCGTGCTTCAGACCGAGAGCCAGGTCATCGCCCAGCGCCGCCTGGCCGTGGACCTGCAGGCGCGCCAGCTCGACACCCGCATCGGCCTGATGCAGGCGCTGGGCGGCGGCTGGAGCGACACCACCGCGCAGCTGCAGGTGAGCCAACGCTGATCCCAAGATTTCCCGACGGGCAGTCCGCTGCCCCGGACGCAAAAACCTTCGACATAACAAAGCGCCGATTTCCATGACCGACACCAAACAACCCGCTGCCGCCCCCGCCGCTCCCGCTGCCGGCAACCCCCGTGCCCGCCGCAAGGGCCTGACCCTGATCGCCGCCGCCGTGGCCGTCGCCGGCCTCGGCTGGGGCGCCTGGCACTGGAGCCACGGCCGCAACTTCGAGACCACCGACAACGCCTACGCCGCGGGCAACGTGGTGCAGATCACGCCGCAGCTGGGCGGCACCGTGGTCAGCATCGGCGCCGACGACACCGACTATGTGCGCCCGGGCCAGCTGCTGGTGCAGCTCGACGCGTCCGATGCCCTGGTGGCGCTGGCGCAGTCCGAGGCGCAGCTGGCGCAGACCGTGCGCGAGGTGCGCGCGCTCTACGCCAACAACGCGCCTTTGCAGGCCCAGGTGGCGCTGCGCGAAGCCGAGCTGCAGCGCCTGGAAGCCGACGCGGCGCGCGCCCAGCAGGATGTGGCGCGCCGCCGCCCGCTGCTGGAAACCGGCGCCGTCGGCAAGGAAGAGTTCGAGCATGCGCAGACCCAGGCGACTGCCAGCCGCAATGCGGTGAACGCCGCCCAGGCCGCGGTGCGCGCCGCACGTGCACAGCTCACCGCCGCGCAGGCGCAGACCGAAGGCAGCACCGCGCAGGAGCACCCGAACGTGGTGCGCGCTGCGGCCAAGGTGCGCGAGTCGTACCTGGCGCTGCAGCGCACGCGCCTGCTGTCGCCCGTCGAAGGCCATGTCGCCAAGCGCGGCGTGCAGCTGGGCCAGCGCATTGCCGCGGGCGCACCGGTGATGACGGTGGTCGGCCTCAATGACCTCTGGGTCGATGCCAACTTCAAGGAAAGCCAGCTGGCCGGGCTGCGCATCGGCCAGCCGGCCGAAGTCACCGCCGATGTCTACGGCGACAAGGTGACCTACCACGGCAAGGTGCTGGGCCTGGGCGCGGGCACGGGCGCGGCGTTTGCGCTGCTGCCGGCGCAGAACGCCACCGGCAACTGGATCAAGGTGGTGCAGCGCGTGCCGGTGCGCATCGCGCTCGACCCCGCGGACCTCTCCAGCCACCCGCTGCGCGTGGGGCTGTCGATGGAGGCCAAGGTCGATGTGGGCAATCAGGAGGGAGCGGGTGCGGTGCTGGCCAGCGTGCCGCGCAGCGCGCCCGTGGCCTCGACCACAGTCTATGACACCGGCCTGAACGCCGCGGATGAGCGCATCGCGCGCATCGTTGCCGGTGAGGTCCTGCCTGCGCTGAAGGCGCTGCCGCCCGTGGCGACGACCGGCGTTTGAGCAGGCAGGAAAGCATCCGCATGAGTACCTCTTCCACCGCCCCCGCGGCGGCCCGCCCCGGCGCGCCTGCTCCGGCGCTGCGGCTGTCGCCGCTGCATGGCCCGGCGCTGCTGCTGGGCACCATGGCGCTGTCGCTGGCGACCTTCATGAACGTGCTGGATTCGTCGATTGCCAATGTGGCGATCCCGGCGATCTCCGGCGACCTGGGCGTGAGCCCGACCCAGGGCACCTGGGTCATCACCAGCTTCGGCGTGGCCAATGCGATCTCGGTGCCGTTGACCGGCTGGCTCACGCAGCGCTTCGGCGCGGTGCGGCTGTTCACCATGAGCGTGCTGCTGTTCGTTCTGACCTCGTGGCTGTGCGGCTTCGCCAATTCGCTGGAGATGCTGGTCTTCTTCCGCGTGCTGCAGGGCCTGGTGGCGGGGCCGATGATCCCGCTGTCGCAGACCCTGCTGCTGTCGAGCTACCCGGCGGCAATGGCCGGCACGGCGCTGGCGCTGTGGGGAGTGACGACGCTTGTCGCGCCCGTCGTGGGGCCGCTGCTGGGCGGCTGGATCACCGACAACATTTCCTGGCCCTGGATCTTCTACATCAACGTGCCGGTGGGCCTGTTTTCCGCGGCGCTCACCTGGGGCATCTACCGCCAGCGCGAAACGCCGACGCGCCGGCTGCCCATCGACACCGTGGGCCTGTCGCTGCTGGTGCTGTGGGTCGGCGCGCTGCAGCTGATGCTCGACAAGGGCAAGGAGCTCGACTGGTTCGCCTCGGGCGAGATCATCGCCATGGCGGTGGTGGCCGTGGTCGGCCTGGCGGTGTTCATCGTCTGGGAGCTGACCGAAGCACATCCGGTGGTGGACCTGCGGCTGTTCGCGCGGCGCAACTTCGCCGCGGGGTCGGTGGCGATGTCCGTGGCCTACGGGGTGTTCTTCGGCAACGTGGTGCTGATGCCGCTGTGGCTGCAGCAGTGGATGGGCTACACCGCGACCTCGGCCGGCATGGCGCTCGCGCCGGTGGGGATCTTTGCCATCCTGCTGACGCCGCTGGTCGGCAAGAAGGTCGGCCAGTGGGACCCGCGCAAGATGGCGACCGCCGCGTTTGTCGTGTTCGCGCTGGTGCTGTGGATGCGCTCGCATTTCACGACCGACACCGACTTCGCGCACATCCTGCTGCCCACGCTGATCCAGGGCGCGGCCATGGCGTTCTTCTTCATTCCGCTGACCACGCTGACGCTGGCCGGGCTGCCGCCGGAGCGCATTCCCGCCGCCGCGGGCTTGAGCAACTTCGTGCGCATCACGGCCGGCGCCATGGGCACCTCGATTGCCACCACGCTGTGGAGCGACCGCGCGACCATGCACCATGCGCATCTGACCGAGGGACTGGTCGAAGGCCAGGGGGTGTTTGGCGTGATGCTGCAGAACCTGCAGGCGTCAGGCCTGGGCAAGGAGCAGGCGCTGGTGCAGATCAACCGGTTGATCGACCAGCAGGCCTTCACGCGGGCGGCGGACGATATCTTTTTGGGATCGTCTTATCTGTTCCTGCTGTTGATTGGGCTGATCTGGCTGACGAAGCGGCCCACGCCTGGTACGGCAGGGGCGGATGCGGGTGGGGCGCACTGAGAGGTGTATGGGGTGCTGCGTCCCAATCCGTTCGTCATGAGCCTGTCGAAGGATGAAGGGCCTGAGCACGAGTTTCTGGCGAAAGCTCCGCAGGGAAGCCTCCGCCTGGTACTTGAGGTAGGGACGTCCATCCTTCGACAAGCTCAGGACGAACGGTTTAGTAGACGCTGCGTCCCGATCCGTTCGTCCAGAGCCTCGCCCCCATCAAGTCCGCCTCAGAGATAAGGCACGCCGTAGTAATCATTCACCCGGCGCCCATAATCGTCGGTGTACTCGGGCCCGTCATCGCGCGCATAGCGCGGCGCGCCTTCGAGCTGTTCGCGCGCCAGCGACACGACATAGCCGCCCATCTCGGGCTCGTACTTGAGCGTGTTCCAGGGCAGTGGATAGCGGTCGGTGCCGATGCCCAGGAAGCCGCCGAATTCCATGACGGCATAGCGCACCTGGCCGGAGATCTTGTCGATCACCAGGGTCTCGATGGTGCCGAGCTTCTCGCCGGCCGGGTTGTAGACATTGGTGCCGTTGACGCGGTCGGACGAGATGACGCTGGAGATGGTATTGGGGGTGTTCATACGTTTCCTTTGCGTGAGTGAAGGGATGGCTTCAAACCCCAAGGCTATCGTTCGCCAGGCGCCGCCAGGGTAGTCAGCGGGCCGGCAGCCGCGTAGGAAACAACCAGCGCGCTCCTGCGTCCTCCTGCGCCCTGCTACGCTGGCGCCCCGCTTTGCTCCCAGCTGCCGCCCAGCGCGCGGATCAGCATCACGGTGCCGGTGTACTGTGCGGTGCGCACCTGCAGCGCATTGCGCCGCTGGCGCAGCGCGTTGCGCCGGGCGTCCAGCAGCTCCAGTTGGCTCACATAGCCATTGCGCCAGCGCACATCGGACAGATGGCTTGCGCGCTCCGCCGATCGCACCGACTGCTCCAGCACCTCGGATTGCGCGGCCAGCAGGCGCAGCGCGCTGAGCTGGTCCTCCACATCGCGCAAGGCGGTGAGCACCTGGCCGCGCTGCGCGGCCACCGCCGCTTCCAGCCGCGCCTTTGCGCCCTCCTCCTGCGCCGCGCGCCGCCCGCCGTCGAACAACGGCAGCGACAGCAGCGCATTCAGGCCCCAGGAGCGCGCGGACCAGCGCAGCAGATCGCCCAGCTCGGGCGAGGCATAGCCTCCCTGCGCCGTCAGCGCGATATCCGGGAACCACGCCGCCTGGGCGATGCCCACACGCGCCAGTTCGGCCTGCACGGTGGCCTGCGCGGCCGCG
Coding sequences:
- a CDS encoding efflux transporter outer membrane subunit; its protein translation is MQSLPLLRHPRLLALCAALALAGCAQTGPEHTALAPITPAAAGLADASSAAEALPTASWWTALGDPRLDALIVQALQGNPSLAASHARFERAAALATASSTAGQAHATLGIDATRQHYSANGLVPAPIAGNTYDSGNAQVGLSWSPDFFGRHAAELEAALGQARAAQADSAAAANQLAAQVARSYVALARLLAQREVATRTLAQRQQLLDLSQQRTRAGLDSQVELTQAEAGLPDASTQIEMLDEQITLARRTLAVLCGQAPDAQRGLQPQLGALALQQVPAELGIDLLGRRPDIVAARWRVEAAGQDIARARADFYPDISLGAFIGLNAIGLDQLLQGSSRQMGVTPALRLPIFEGTRLRAQLRGREAERDTAIAQYNGAVLDAVKQAGDALASVQSLGRQQQLQTESVRKAEQAYDFALQRYRAGLSGQMVVLQTESQVIAQRRLAVDLQARQLDTRIGLMQALGGGWSDTTAQLQVSQR
- a CDS encoding HlyD family efflux transporter periplasmic adaptor subunit gives rise to the protein MTDTKQPAAAPAAPAAGNPRARRKGLTLIAAAVAVAGLGWGAWHWSHGRNFETTDNAYAAGNVVQITPQLGGTVVSIGADDTDYVRPGQLLVQLDASDALVALAQSEAQLAQTVREVRALYANNAPLQAQVALREAELQRLEADAARAQQDVARRRPLLETGAVGKEEFEHAQTQATASRNAVNAAQAAVRAARAQLTAAQAQTEGSTAQEHPNVVRAAAKVRESYLALQRTRLLSPVEGHVAKRGVQLGQRIAAGAPVMTVVGLNDLWVDANFKESQLAGLRIGQPAEVTADVYGDKVTYHGKVLGLGAGTGAAFALLPAQNATGNWIKVVQRVPVRIALDPADLSSHPLRVGLSMEAKVDVGNQEGAGAVLASVPRSAPVASTTVYDTGLNAADERIARIVAGEVLPALKALPPVATTGV
- a CDS encoding DHA2 family efflux MFS transporter permease subunit, producing the protein MSTSSTAPAAARPGAPAPALRLSPLHGPALLLGTMALSLATFMNVLDSSIANVAIPAISGDLGVSPTQGTWVITSFGVANAISVPLTGWLTQRFGAVRLFTMSVLLFVLTSWLCGFANSLEMLVFFRVLQGLVAGPMIPLSQTLLLSSYPAAMAGTALALWGVTTLVAPVVGPLLGGWITDNISWPWIFYINVPVGLFSAALTWGIYRQRETPTRRLPIDTVGLSLLVLWVGALQLMLDKGKELDWFASGEIIAMAVVAVVGLAVFIVWELTEAHPVVDLRLFARRNFAAGSVAMSVAYGVFFGNVVLMPLWLQQWMGYTATSAGMALAPVGIFAILLTPLVGKKVGQWDPRKMATAAFVVFALVLWMRSHFTTDTDFAHILLPTLIQGAAMAFFFIPLTTLTLAGLPPERIPAAAGLSNFVRITAGAMGTSIATTLWSDRATMHHAHLTEGLVEGQGVFGVMLQNLQASGLGKEQALVQINRLIDQQAFTRAADDIFLGSSYLFLLLIGLIWLTKRPTPGTAGADAGGAH
- a CDS encoding PRC-barrel domain-containing protein, which translates into the protein MNTPNTISSVISSDRVNGTNVYNPAGEKLGTIETLVIDKISGQVRYAVMEFGGFLGIGTDRYPLPWNTLKYEPEMGGYVVSLAREQLEGAPRYARDDGPEYTDDYGRRVNDYYGVPYL